One genomic region from Balaenoptera musculus isolate JJ_BM4_2016_0621 chromosome X, mBalMus1.pri.v3, whole genome shotgun sequence encodes:
- the LOC118888300 gene encoding LOW QUALITY PROTEIN: trafficking protein particle complex subunit 13-like (The sequence of the model RefSeq protein was modified relative to this genomic sequence to represent the inferred CDS: inserted 1 base in 1 codon) — protein MAVVELASNCCTDDVIYDKVVDIGRVVPVGSVSIQHSVEGKMFLRKLCLLSFLSPFEVKTKFYNSEMSDLFLEIQIQNISSSTVFIQKVSLKPSEMYTGAELNTVYQAGEDECTFGMRTFLQSMEGRQYLYHLQLKQKFSEKAATIRGLAXMGKLDIVWKRNLGEMAMLQTIKIEREPPGYGNMRLSLETVPDTVILEEPFHITCKITNHSDWKMKLVLKMCDTDSICWCGDSGRYLGKLPPSSTLNFTLTLLSLQLGLQSVSGIQITDKLLKKIYVCDDVAKVFVILSMVKMRS, from the exons ATGGCTGTGGTAGAACTTGCATCCAATTGTTGTACTGATGATgtcatctatgacaaagtagtAGACATTGGAAGAGTTGTCCCTGTGGGTTCAGTATCTATTCAACACAGTGTGGAAGGAAAGATGTTTTTAAGGAAACTGTGCTTACTTTCATTCCTCTCACCATTTGAAGTTAAAACTAAGTTTTATAATTCAGAGATGAGTGACTTGTTTCTTGAAATCCAGATTCAGAATATTTCATCTTCAACTGTCTTTATACAAAAGGTTTCCTTAAAGCCGTCTGAAATGTACACTGGGGCAGAATTAAATACTGTCTATCAGGCTGGAGAAGATGAGTGTACCTTTGGAATGAGAACATTTTTGCAGTCAATGGAAGGACGCCAGTATTTATACCACCTTCAGCTCAAGCAGAAATTTTCAGAGAAAGCTGCTACCATTAGAGGACTAG AAATGGGAAAATTGGATATAGTGTGGAAAAGAAATCTAGGTGAAATGGCAATGCTACAGACAATTAAAATTGAACGAGAGCCTCCAGGTTATGGAAACATGAGGCTGTCTTTGGAGACAGTCCCAGATACTGTAATTCTAGAAGAGCCTTTTCATATTACCTGTAAGATAACAAACCACAGTGATTGGAAAATGAAATTGGTTTTGAAGATGTGTGATACAGATTCTATTTGTTGGTGTGGTGATTCAGGAAGATATCTTGGAAAGCTACCTCCAAGTTCAACACTCAATTTTACCCTGACACTACTCTCCTTACAACTGGGCCTACAAAGTGTCTCTGGCATACAAATAACAgacaaattattaaagaaaatatacgtCTGTGATGATGTGGCAAAAGTTTTTGTAATACTTTCCATGGTTAAAATGAGAAGCTGA